In Deltaproteobacteria bacterium, the DNA window CCGTTTCTTTTATCAATCATCCACAGACATGGATAGAGGTGAGTGCGGAACGGGCCTTTCTGAAAAGGCTTGGCGGTGGATGCCAGTTACCCATTGCAGGCTATGGGAGAAAGATGGAGTGTGATATTATATTAAGCGGACTCCTGGGAAGTCTCGACGGCAGAGTTTTGATACGGGATGAAGTCAGAGGACATTGCGACAATGCCGAGGCATTGGGAACGTTGCTTGCCGATAGGATCTTATCGAAGGGTGGCAAGGCGATCCTTGATGAGGTTTATAAAAAGGGGAGTTTCTGTGGTGAAACAAGGTAAGGTTTATATCATTGGAGCAGGACCGGGCGATCCCGGACTGATGACCGTCAAAGGATTGAGATTCCTTAAGGAAGCTGATGTAATCATCTATGACCACCTGGTAAACGAGGAGATCATTCGCCAGGCGAAAAAATCGGCCCGTCTGATCTATGCGGGGAAAAAGGGAGGAGATCATACCCTTCCCCAGGATGAAATTAATCGGCGCCTCGTCGAAGAAGCACAAGAGGGAAATATTGTCGCCAGGGTCAAGGGTGGTGATCCCTTCATCTTCGGACGCGGCGGGGAAGAAGCGGAAATACTCGCAAAGATGGGCATCCCGTTTGAAGTCATTCCCGGCGTTACTTCCGCAATTGCCGTTCCCGCGTACGCCGGAATCCCGCTGACGCACCGTGGTTATACATCCACTGTAGCCTTTGTGACAGGCCATGAGGATCCGACAAAAGAAGAGAGCGATATCGACTGGGAAACGCTTGCCGGAATAGGAACCCTCGTCTTCCTCATGGGGGTCAAGAATCTTCGCCACATTACCACCAATCTGATGGTATATGGCAAAGAGGGGGACACTCCTGCTGCCCTTATCCGATGGGGAACGACAGAAGATCAGGAGACCCTGAAAGGCACCCTTAGCGACATTGCGCGAAAGGCGGAAGAAAGGCAATTTTCACCCCCCGCCATCCTGGTGGTTGGCGGCGTGGTAGACCTCCGCAACGCTTTAAACTGGTTCGAGATAAAACCGCTCTTCGGCAAGGGCATCGTGATCACGAGGCCTGAAGCACAGGCCGAAGAATTCGCCGGTCTTCTTCATACACAGGGAGCACGGGTTATCCATTTTCCCACCATAAAGATCGTTCCTCCGGAAAATTATCAGGATCTGGACCAGGCCATCGGCGGGCTCCCCCAATACCATTGGATTATCTTTACCAGCACCAACGGCGTAAGCTTCTTTTTGAAACGTCTAAAAGATCTGGGCAGGGACATACGGGATCTGAAAGATATCCGGATATGCACCATCGGACCGGCAACAGCAGCAACGATAGAAAATCTCGGCATCCGTGTTGATCTCGTGCCGGAGGAGTTTATCTCCGAAGGCGTGGTCAAGGCATTCCGGGAATTCGACATAAGGGGCAAAAAGGTGCTGCTTCCCCGGGCGGAGACGGCGAGAGATGTCATTCCCGAGGGGCTCACAACACTTGGAGCGAAGGTCGACGTGGTAACCGCATATCGAACCGCGAATTCAGGAAGAGATAAATCGGAACTGGAAACGTTGATGAACGAGGGGAAGGTGGACGTGATCACATTTACCAGCCCCTCCACGGTAACGAATTTTATGGAGATCATGGGTCAGGAATATGTTATACCTCCTCATGTCAAAATCGCCTGCATCGGACCGGTCACCGCTGCAGCCGTGAAAAAAGCCGGGCTTTCCGTAGATATTATCCAGGAACGCTATACTATACCGGGACTGGTGGAGACACTGGTGGAATATTTCGAGAAAATAAAAGTAGATAAATCGTCATTACTACGAAAATAGATTTTTTGTCATTCCGGACTTGATCCGGAATCCAGTTTTTATTCCCAATGTCCCGTTTCTACGGACATGGCACCTGGATTCCCGCCTCCGCGGGAATGACAGAATTTGAGACTTGTTGTGAGTTCATCAATTTTGATAAGGAGTAAGATATGTACTTTCCTGCTTATCGGCCGCGGCGGCTGAGAAAAAATGAAAATTTCAGGAGGATGATCCGGGAGACAAAGCTGTCCGTTGATGATCTGGTATATCCCCTCTTTGTGACTTCCGGGAAGGATGTGAAGAAACCGATCAACTCGATGCCCGGACATTTTCAAATGTCCATTGATCATTTAGTGAAAGAAGTTCAGAGAGCAAAAGAGGCGGGGATACCTGCCGTTCTCCTCTTCGGCATCCCGGAGAAAAAGGACGAGGTGGCTTCCGGAGCCTTCATGAAAGACGGCATTATTCAGCAGGCCGTCAGAAGGATAAAAGACAGGGTGCCCGATATCGTGGTCATTACCGATGTGTGCCTCTGCGAATACACCAGTCATGGGCACTGCGGGATGATCGAGAAGGGTGATGTGGACAACGACACCACTCTTGAAGTCTTAGCAGAAACGGCTGTGTCTCACGCCAGGGCGGGCGTCGATATGGTCGCCCCCTCTGCCATGATGGATGGTCAGGTCGGGGCTATCCGGGAAGCCCTGGATGAAGCGGGGCATGAAAATCTCCCGATTATGGCCTACTCGGCCAAGTATGCGTCCTCCTTCTACGGGCCATTCCGCGAGGCCGCAGAGAGCGCCCCGAAATTCGGAGACCGCAAGTCTTACCAGATGGATCCCGCAAACGGGGATGAGGCAATACGAGAGATCAGCCTCGATGTGGAAGAAGGGGCCGATATCATCATAGTGAAACCTGCCCTTCCCTATCTCGATATCATCCGCAGGGCAAGGGAGGAGTTTGACCTCCCCATTGCGGCCTACAATGTGAGCGGTGAGTTCGCTATGATCAAGGCGGCGGCAAACCTTGGCTGGATCGATGGAGAAAAGGCGATGATGGAATCACTTACCTCGATCAAGAGGGCCGGTGCAGACATCATCATTACCTATTTTGCCCCGGAAGCGGCGAAACTTCTTCGGAAATAGTTCAGCA includes these proteins:
- the cobA gene encoding uroporphyrinogen-III C-methyltransferase yields the protein MRFIKRGVSVVKQGKVYIIGAGPGDPGLMTVKGLRFLKEADVIIYDHLVNEEIIRQAKKSARLIYAGKKGGDHTLPQDEINRRLVEEAQEGNIVARVKGGDPFIFGRGGEEAEILAKMGIPFEVIPGVTSAIAVPAYAGIPLTHRGYTSTVAFVTGHEDPTKEESDIDWETLAGIGTLVFLMGVKNLRHITTNLMVYGKEGDTPAALIRWGTTEDQETLKGTLSDIARKAEERQFSPPAILVVGGVVDLRNALNWFEIKPLFGKGIVITRPEAQAEEFAGLLHTQGARVIHFPTIKIVPPENYQDLDQAIGGLPQYHWIIFTSTNGVSFFLKRLKDLGRDIRDLKDIRICTIGPATAATIENLGIRVDLVPEEFISEGVVKAFREFDIRGKKVLLPRAETARDVIPEGLTTLGAKVDVVTAYRTANSGRDKSELETLMNEGKVDVITFTSPSTVTNFMEIMGQEYVIPPHVKIACIGPVTAAAVKKAGLSVDIIQERYTIPGLVETLVEYFEKIKVDKSSLLRK
- the hemB gene encoding porphobilinogen synthase, whose amino-acid sequence is MYFPAYRPRRLRKNENFRRMIRETKLSVDDLVYPLFVTSGKDVKKPINSMPGHFQMSIDHLVKEVQRAKEAGIPAVLLFGIPEKKDEVASGAFMKDGIIQQAVRRIKDRVPDIVVITDVCLCEYTSHGHCGMIEKGDVDNDTTLEVLAETAVSHARAGVDMVAPSAMMDGQVGAIREALDEAGHENLPIMAYSAKYASSFYGPFREAAESAPKFGDRKSYQMDPANGDEAIREISLDVEEGADIIIVKPALPYLDIIRRAREEFDLPIAAYNVSGEFAMIKAAANLGWIDGEKAMMESLTSIKRAGADIIITYFAPEAAKLLRK